A single genomic interval of Helianthus annuus cultivar XRQ/B chromosome 13, HanXRQr2.0-SUNRISE, whole genome shotgun sequence harbors:
- the LOC110901616 gene encoding uncharacterized protein LOC110901616 — protein MRDGEQVGDYFSRVMSIVSQKRVFGEKVADQIIVEKILRSMSPKFDHVVPSIEVSFDLSKLSPVKLMGSLQSQEERINRRSQDIVEENDEHALQVFQDNNPASRFNTYKGRGRALHVGEAEVVVVLIEAKFHNVMCAISLVTLKGIVGIIPKMPK, from the coding sequence ATGAGAGATGGAGAACAGGTAGGAGATTATTTCTCTCGGGTGATGTCGATCGTGAGTCAGAAGAGAGTTTTTGGTGAGAAAGTTGCTGATCAAATCATTGTGGAGAAGATCTTGCGTAGTATGTCCCCCAAGTTTGATCACGTGGTGCCATCTATTGAGGTATCCTTTGACTTATCCAAATTATCGCCTGTAAAATTAATGGGATCACTCCAATCACAGGAAGAAAGAATTAATAGACGGTCTCAGGACATAGTtgaagaaaatgatgaacatGCTCTTCAAGTTTTTCAAGATAACAATCCGGCTTCTAGGTTTAATACTTATAAAGGTCGAGGCAGAGCTCTCCACGTGGGAGAGGCCGAGGTGGTCGTGGTTTTGATAGAAGCAAAGTTCCACAATGTCATGTGTGCAATAAGTTTGGTCACGTTAAAAGGGATTGTTGGTATAATACCGAAGATGCCCAAGTGA